The DNA region CCGGTACAAGCGCCTGCAGTTGTAGTATTGCTTGAAGTTACGAATGGGTATGAACCAAAATCTACATCTAGTAATGTACCCTGGGCACCTTCGGCTAAAACAGCCTTACCATCTTTTAAGTAACCGTTAACGAAGTGTTCGCTATCTACATGTGGAATTGCTTTTAAAAATTCGATTGCCTCAAAAAATGCAGCTTCTTTTTCGGTAAGATCATATTCAAAACCTTCGTAATGAGAAAGGATTTCGGTATGTTTTTCTACCAGTTTGGTGTAGCGTTCTTTGAAATCGGGTAAGGTAGTATCGCCAACGCGTAAGCCGTTACGACCGGTTTTGTCCATATATGTTGGGCCGATTCCCTTAAGGGTTGAACCGATCTTGTTTTTACCCATGCGTGCTTCGTTGGCCGCATCTAATAACTGGTGGGTTGGTAAAATCAGGTGTGCTTTACGGGCGATAACTAATTTACCCTCGGCAACCGGATCGTGACCAGCTTTTTTCAAATTATCTAACTCTCTTTTTAAAATGATGGGATCGATAACTACACCGTTACCAATTAAGTTCATGGTTTTTTCGTTGAAGATTCCGGATGGGATGGTGTTTAAAACGAATTTTTTGCCATCGAACTCTAGCGTATGTCCGGCATTTGGGCCGCCTTGAAAACGGGCAATCAGGTCGTATTTTGGACTTAGTACATCAACGATTTTTCCCTTTCCTTCATCGCCCCATTGCAGGCCGAGAAGTACATCTACTTGCGTCATTATTAAAAATTTAAGCTGGTTTTATTTTGTAAATTGATTTAGTTTGCTTCAACCTTGGCCGCTTCGGTGCTTTCGCTTACTTTTCGGGCCATGCTGCAATCTGAGCAGAAACCATAGAGGTTTAAAGAATGGTGCTTTACATCAAACTTTAATAGATCGCCAACCATGGTTTGGATTTGGTGAATACGGGGATCACAGAATTCTACAACCTTACCACACTCAATACAGATTACGTGGTCGTGCTGGCGGTACCCATAAGATTTCTCGAATTGCGCCATGTTTTTGCCAAACTGGTGTTTGGTAACCAGATCGCATGAAACCAATAGCTCTAACGTGTTATACACCGTAGCACGACTTACGCGGTACTTTTGGTTCTTCATGTGAATATATAGGGTTTCAACGTCAAAGTGGTCGTTTC from Pedobacter endophyticus includes:
- a CDS encoding Fur family transcriptional regulator; its protein translation is MSEQNTNELVRKIFEAYLENKNLRKTPERFAILEEIYSRNDHFDVETLYIHMKNQKYRVSRATVYNTLELLVSCDLVTKHQFGKNMAQFEKSYGYRQHDHVICIECGKVVEFCDPRIHQIQTMVGDLLKFDVKHHSLNLYGFCSDCSMARKVSESTEAAKVEAN
- a CDS encoding adenylosuccinate synthase, with amino-acid sequence MTQVDVLLGLQWGDEGKGKIVDVLSPKYDLIARFQGGPNAGHTLEFDGKKFVLNTIPSGIFNEKTMNLIGNGVVIDPIILKRELDNLKKAGHDPVAEGKLVIARKAHLILPTHQLLDAANEARMGKNKIGSTLKGIGPTYMDKTGRNGLRVGDTTLPDFKERYTKLVEKHTEILSHYEGFEYDLTEKEAAFFEAIEFLKAIPHVDSEHFVNGYLKDGKAVLAEGAQGTLLDVDFGSYPFVTSSNTTTAGACTGLGIAPNKVGAVYGIFKAYCTRVGGGPFPTELDDEVGENLRALGHEFGATTGRARRCGWIDLPALKYAIMLNGVTELIMMKADVLDTFDTIYACTHYEYNGETIDYMPYDIISIEPKPVLKAIDGWATDVTKITSVEQIPAKLTDYIAFLEKELEVPIKFLSVGPDRAQTLALR